In Streptomyces durocortorensis, a genomic segment contains:
- a CDS encoding TIGR03960 family B12-binding radical SAM protein has translation MSAASVFPQLEALLPHVQKPIQYVGGELNSTVKEWDSCDVRWTLMYPDAYEVGLPNQGVMILYEVLNEREGVLAERTYSVWPDLEALMREHGVPQFTVDSHRPVGAFDVFGLSFSTELGYTNMLTALDLAGIPLEAKDRDVDHPIVLAGGHAAFNPEPIADFIDCAVIGDGEQAVLEITEIIRAWKAEGRPGGRDEVLFRLSKTGGVYVPRFYDVEYLPDGRIGRVVPNRSGVPWRVSKHTVMDLDEWPYPKQPLVPLAETVHERMSVEIFRGCTRGCRFCQAGMITRPVRERSITGIGEMVDKGLKATGFEEVGLLSLSSADHSEIGDIAKGLADRYTEDKVGLSLPSTRVDAFNVDLANELTRNGRRSGLTFAPEGGSERMRKVINKMVSEEDLIRTVSTAYGNGWRQVKLYFMCGLPTETDEDVLQIGDMAVNVIAKGREVSGQNDIRCTVSIGGFVPKPHTPFQWAPQLSAEETDARLKKLRDKIRGDKKYGRSIGFRYHDGKPGVVEGLLSRGDRRVGSVIRAVYESGGRFDGWREHFSYDLWMNCAEKTLPEYGVDVAWYTTRERTYEEVLPWDHLDSGLDKDWLWEDWQDALDETEVEDCRWTPCFDCGVCPQLDLDIQIGPTGKKLLPLSVVNK, from the coding sequence ATGTCTGCCGCATCGGTCTTCCCACAGCTCGAAGCTCTGCTCCCGCATGTGCAGAAGCCCATCCAGTACGTCGGCGGTGAGCTGAACTCCACCGTCAAGGAGTGGGACAGCTGCGACGTCCGCTGGACCCTCATGTACCCCGACGCCTACGAGGTCGGACTCCCCAACCAGGGCGTCATGATCCTCTACGAGGTACTCAACGAACGCGAGGGCGTCCTCGCCGAGCGCACGTACAGCGTCTGGCCGGACCTCGAAGCGCTGATGCGCGAGCACGGCGTGCCGCAGTTCACCGTGGACAGCCACCGCCCCGTCGGCGCGTTCGACGTCTTCGGGCTGAGCTTCTCCACCGAGCTCGGCTACACCAACATGCTCACCGCCCTGGACCTCGCGGGCATCCCGCTGGAGGCCAAGGACCGTGACGTGGACCACCCGATCGTCCTCGCGGGCGGCCATGCCGCGTTCAACCCCGAGCCGATCGCGGACTTCATCGACTGCGCGGTCATCGGCGACGGCGAGCAGGCCGTCCTGGAGATCACCGAGATCATCCGCGCCTGGAAGGCCGAGGGCCGCCCCGGCGGCCGCGACGAGGTGCTCTTCCGGCTGTCGAAGACCGGCGGCGTCTACGTCCCGCGCTTCTACGACGTCGAGTACCTCCCCGACGGCCGCATCGGCCGCGTCGTGCCCAACCGGTCCGGCGTGCCGTGGCGGGTCTCCAAGCACACGGTGATGGACCTCGACGAGTGGCCCTACCCCAAGCAGCCCCTCGTCCCGCTCGCGGAGACCGTGCACGAGCGGATGTCCGTGGAGATCTTCCGCGGCTGCACCCGCGGCTGCCGTTTCTGCCAGGCCGGCATGATCACGCGCCCCGTGCGGGAGCGAAGCATCACCGGCATCGGCGAGATGGTCGACAAGGGCCTCAAGGCGACCGGCTTCGAAGAGGTCGGCCTGCTCTCCCTCTCCTCCGCGGACCACAGCGAGATCGGCGACATCGCCAAGGGCCTCGCCGACCGCTACACCGAGGACAAGGTCGGCCTCTCACTGCCCTCCACCCGCGTCGACGCGTTCAACGTGGACCTGGCCAACGAGCTGACCCGCAACGGCCGCCGCTCCGGTCTCACCTTCGCCCCCGAGGGCGGCTCCGAGCGCATGCGCAAGGTCATCAACAAGATGGTCTCGGAGGAGGACCTGATCCGCACGGTCTCCACGGCGTACGGCAACGGCTGGCGTCAGGTGAAGCTGTACTTCATGTGCGGCCTGCCCACCGAGACCGACGAGGACGTCCTCCAGATCGGCGACATGGCGGTCAACGTCATCGCCAAGGGCCGCGAGGTCTCCGGGCAGAACGACATCCGCTGCACCGTCTCCATCGGCGGCTTCGTGCCCAAGCCGCACACCCCCTTCCAGTGGGCCCCGCAGCTCTCCGCCGAGGAGACCGACGCCCGGCTGAAGAAGCTCCGGGACAAGATCCGCGGGGACAAGAAGTACGGCCGCTCCATCGGCTTCCGCTACCACGACGGCAAGCCCGGCGTCGTCGAGGGACTCCTCTCGCGCGGCGACCGCCGGGTCGGCTCCGTCATCCGCGCGGTCTACGAGTCCGGCGGCCGCTTCGACGGCTGGCGCGAGCACTTCAGCTACGACCTCTGGATGAACTGCGCGGAGAAGACGCTCCCCGAGTACGGCGTCGACGTCGCCTGGTACACCACCCGCGAGCGCACCTACGAGGAGGTCCTGCCCTGGGACCACCTCGACTCCGGCCTCGACAAGGACTGGCTGTGGGAGGACTGGCAGGACGCGCTCGACGAGACCGAGGTCGAGGACTGCCGCTGGACCCCCTGCTTCGACTGCGGCGTCTGCCCGCAGCTCGACCTGGACATCCAGATCGGCCCGACGGGCAAGAAGCTGCTCCCGCTGAGCGTGGTCAACAAGTAA
- a CDS encoding Rne/Rng family ribonuclease yields MPQPNEPGTTGNNDENTPGDKLPPRRRRRAASRPAGPPGAAVTPVEDVTSAIPAAESAAPAPDDTPEETVTETAPPARTRRRAVRKATAPAGAPAPVESTEAVETAAPAAAESVAEPVVEEESAAPAPRTRRRAVRKATAPAGAPQPAEAAAPVVETPAEPAPEADPEDETVAAVETVEESPAPRRRRASRKATAPAGSPQPAEAAVVVEPAEAAEPVAEAPRGRTRRRASAPAGTPQAAAPVTPAAETAAESAPVAAPAAEAEETPSPRTRRRASRKATAPAGAPQAGDEAETAAPAEEAAETGESLPAAVAEELAAEADEVEEAAPRGRQRRRATSAAGRPEFTAKTEEPTRKGRRATRPAVAVFQAPVFAEPMFQTPETAAAAAAAGSTSPYDEVDEAEEQQTAEAEQSTAPAEAAPAEAAPQGGSRRRRRRRGEAVEAEQAAEPAAPAAPVEEPAERQAAEAEADAEQEGEDTDEYGDRPSRRRRRGGRRRRRGEAGDTDEAEQNGDEARTASRSGEAPAEDEPAPVQDADEIDEDEDSSASGSSSSRRRRRRRRRSGDAGEADHGTADDPERTVVKVREPRKKEEREPGTGFDEVQSIKGSTRMEAKKQRRREGREQGRRRVPIITEAEFLARREAVERVMVVRQNGERTQIGVLEDNVLVEHYVNKEQATSYVGNVYLGKVQNVLPSMEAAFVDIGKGRNAVLYAGEVNFEALGMAHGPRRIETALKSGQSVLVQVTKDPIGHKGARLTSQVSLPGRYLVYVPEGSMTGISRKLPDTERSRLKTILKKIVPEDAGVIVRTAAEGASEDELRRDVERLQQQWEDIQKKAKGTSGSNAPTLLYGEPDMTVRVVRDIFNEDFSKVIVSGDDAWETIHGYVSHVAPDLTERLSRWTSEVDVFATYRIDEQLMKALDRKVYLPSGGSLVIDKTEAMVVVDVNTGKFTGQGGNLEETVTRNNLEAAEEIVRQLRLRDLGGIVVVDFIDMVLESNRDLVLRRLLECLGRDRTKHQVAEVTSLGLVQMTRKRVGQGLLESFSETCVHCNGRGVIVHMEQPTSVGGGGGGKKSRKRGRGGSGQDHEHGHDDQAVIDTETETEAELAAEVAAPVAVEPEVTADEEFYSSPAEAEAAASRGRGRRRSSRKASAPAGTPKTEAPAEAPVAEAAPGPVAESPVVETPVAEAPVAEAAEPAPAPEAPAEAAPQGRTRRRATRKASAPAGSPKQAEAAEPVRPAEPATDPVAVEDPVVEAPEAPEAPAPQAPAEKAPEAEAPVAAPPRARRRVTRKVTAPAGSPTGSDEAAVVVVVSTPEAPDASKAPESPEEPEAKAPESAEAPESTEPAPAKKTARKAAAKKAPAKKTAAKKTAAKKTAAKKTTAKTAAKKATKKTVAAEQSSPSVTASAPSAEGAPSAG; encoded by the coding sequence ATGCCTCAGCCGAACGAACCCGGCACGACCGGGAACAACGACGAGAACACCCCCGGGGACAAGCTGCCGCCGCGCCGCAGGCGCCGCGCCGCCTCCCGCCCGGCGGGCCCGCCGGGCGCTGCCGTGACGCCCGTCGAGGACGTCACGTCGGCCATACCGGCCGCCGAGTCCGCCGCCCCGGCCCCGGACGACACACCCGAGGAAACGGTCACCGAGACCGCCCCTCCCGCCCGTACGCGCCGCCGCGCCGTGCGCAAGGCCACCGCCCCCGCCGGCGCCCCGGCGCCGGTGGAGAGCACCGAGGCCGTCGAGACCGCGGCCCCGGCCGCCGCCGAGTCCGTCGCGGAGCCCGTCGTGGAGGAGGAGTCCGCCGCGCCCGCGCCGCGCACCCGCCGCCGTGCGGTCCGCAAGGCGACAGCGCCCGCCGGTGCGCCGCAGCCCGCCGAGGCCGCCGCCCCGGTCGTCGAGACCCCGGCCGAGCCGGCCCCGGAGGCCGACCCCGAGGACGAGACCGTGGCCGCGGTGGAGACCGTCGAGGAGTCCCCGGCGCCCCGCCGCCGTCGCGCGTCCCGCAAGGCCACCGCCCCCGCGGGGTCCCCGCAGCCCGCCGAGGCCGCCGTCGTGGTCGAGCCCGCCGAGGCCGCCGAGCCCGTCGCCGAGGCCCCTCGTGGCCGCACCCGCCGCCGTGCCTCGGCCCCCGCCGGTACGCCGCAGGCCGCCGCGCCCGTCACGCCTGCCGCCGAAACGGCTGCCGAGTCGGCGCCCGTCGCCGCCCCCGCTGCCGAGGCCGAGGAGACCCCCTCCCCGCGCACCCGCCGTCGCGCGTCCCGTAAGGCCACCGCGCCCGCCGGAGCCCCGCAGGCCGGCGACGAGGCCGAGACCGCGGCCCCGGCGGAGGAGGCCGCCGAGACCGGCGAGAGCCTGCCCGCCGCCGTGGCCGAGGAGCTCGCCGCCGAGGCCGACGAGGTCGAGGAGGCGGCTCCGCGCGGACGCCAGCGCCGCCGCGCCACCTCCGCCGCGGGCCGCCCCGAGTTCACCGCCAAGACCGAGGAGCCCACCCGTAAGGGCCGCCGTGCGACCCGCCCCGCGGTCGCCGTCTTCCAGGCCCCGGTCTTCGCCGAGCCCATGTTCCAGACCCCCGAGACGGCGGCCGCCGCTGCGGCGGCCGGTTCGACCTCGCCGTACGACGAGGTCGACGAGGCCGAGGAGCAGCAGACCGCCGAGGCCGAGCAGAGCACCGCGCCCGCTGAGGCCGCACCCGCCGAGGCCGCGCCGCAGGGCGGCTCGCGTCGCCGTCGCCGTCGCCGTGGCGAGGCCGTCGAGGCCGAGCAGGCCGCCGAGCCCGCCGCCCCGGCGGCCCCGGTGGAGGAGCCCGCCGAGCGGCAGGCCGCCGAGGCCGAGGCGGATGCCGAGCAGGAGGGCGAGGACACCGACGAGTACGGCGACCGTCCCTCGCGCCGCCGTCGTCGCGGTGGCCGACGCCGTCGTCGCGGCGAGGCCGGTGACACGGACGAGGCCGAGCAGAACGGGGACGAGGCGCGGACCGCGTCCCGTTCCGGCGAGGCCCCCGCCGAGGACGAGCCCGCCCCGGTGCAGGACGCCGACGAGATCGACGAGGACGAGGACTCCTCGGCCTCCGGGTCGAGCAGCAGCCGTCGCCGTCGCCGTCGCCGTCGCCGTAGCGGTGACGCCGGCGAGGCCGACCACGGCACCGCCGACGACCCGGAGCGTACGGTCGTCAAGGTCCGTGAGCCCCGCAAGAAGGAGGAGCGCGAGCCGGGCACCGGCTTCGACGAGGTCCAGTCCATCAAGGGCTCGACCCGTATGGAGGCCAAGAAGCAGCGCCGCCGCGAGGGCCGCGAGCAGGGCCGCCGCCGGGTCCCGATCATCACCGAGGCGGAGTTCCTGGCACGCCGCGAGGCCGTCGAGCGCGTGATGGTCGTCCGCCAGAACGGCGAGCGCACCCAGATCGGCGTCCTTGAGGACAACGTGCTCGTCGAGCATTACGTCAACAAGGAGCAGGCCACCAGCTACGTCGGCAACGTCTACCTGGGCAAGGTCCAGAACGTACTGCCGTCCATGGAGGCCGCCTTCGTCGACATCGGCAAGGGCCGCAACGCCGTCCTGTACGCCGGTGAGGTCAACTTCGAGGCGCTCGGCATGGCCCACGGGCCGCGCCGCATCGAGACCGCCCTCAAGTCCGGCCAGTCGGTCCTGGTGCAGGTCACCAAGGACCCGATCGGCCACAAGGGCGCGCGTCTGACGAGCCAGGTCTCGCTGCCCGGCCGCTACCTCGTCTACGTGCCCGAGGGCTCGATGACCGGGATCAGCCGCAAGCTGCCCGACACCGAGCGCTCCCGCCTCAAGACCATCCTCAAGAAGATCGTCCCCGAGGACGCGGGCGTCATCGTGCGCACCGCCGCCGAGGGCGCGAGCGAGGACGAGCTGCGCCGTGACGTCGAGCGGCTCCAGCAGCAGTGGGAGGACATCCAGAAGAAGGCGAAGGGCACCAGCGGCTCCAACGCGCCGACGCTGCTCTACGGCGAGCCGGACATGACCGTCCGGGTCGTCCGCGACATCTTCAACGAGGACTTCTCCAAGGTCATCGTCAGCGGTGACGACGCCTGGGAGACCATCCACGGTTACGTCTCGCACGTGGCGCCCGACCTCACCGAGCGGCTCTCGCGCTGGACCTCCGAGGTGGACGTCTTCGCGACGTACCGCATCGACGAGCAGCTGATGAAGGCGCTGGACCGCAAGGTCTACCTGCCCAGCGGCGGTTCGCTGGTGATCGACAAGACCGAGGCGATGGTCGTCGTCGACGTCAACACCGGCAAGTTCACCGGCCAGGGCGGCAACCTGGAGGAGACCGTCACCAGGAACAACCTGGAGGCGGCCGAGGAGATCGTGCGCCAGCTGAGGCTGCGCGACCTCGGCGGCATCGTCGTCGTCGACTTCATCGACATGGTCCTGGAGTCCAACCGGGACCTGGTGCTGCGGCGCCTGCTGGAGTGCCTGGGCCGCGACCGCACCAAGCACCAGGTCGCCGAGGTCACCTCGCTGGGCCTGGTCCAGATGACCCGCAAGCGGGTGGGCCAGGGCCTGTTGGAGTCATTCTCCGAGACCTGCGTCCACTGCAACGGGCGCGGTGTCATCGTCCACATGGAGCAGCCGACGTCCGTGGGCGGCGGTGGCGGCGGCAAGAAGTCCCGCAAGCGCGGCCGCGGCGGCTCCGGCCAGGACCACGAGCACGGCCACGACGACCAGGCGGTCATCGACACCGAGACGGAGACCGAGGCCGAGCTGGCCGCCGAGGTCGCCGCCCCGGTGGCGGTGGAGCCCGAGGTCACCGCGGACGAGGAGTTCTACAGCAGCCCGGCCGAGGCCGAGGCGGCCGCCTCGCGCGGCCGTGGCCGCCGTCGGTCCTCCCGCAAGGCGTCGGCCCCGGCCGGCACGCCGAAGACGGAGGCGCCCGCCGAGGCTCCCGTGGCCGAGGCCGCACCCGGGCCGGTCGCGGAGTCCCCGGTGGTCGAAACCCCCGTAGCGGAAGCCCCGGTCGCCGAGGCGGCCGAGCCCGCACCGGCCCCCGAGGCTCCGGCCGAGGCCGCGCCCCAGGGCCGTACGCGCCGCCGGGCCACCCGCAAGGCGTCCGCCCCGGCGGGCTCGCCGAAGCAGGCCGAGGCCGCCGAGCCGGTCCGGCCCGCCGAGCCCGCCACGGACCCGGTCGCGGTGGAGGACCCGGTCGTCGAGGCCCCCGAGGCCCCCGAGGCTCCGGCCCCCCAGGCTCCGGCGGAGAAGGCCCCCGAGGCCGAGGCTCCCGTGGCCGCCCCGCCGCGTGCCCGGCGCCGGGTGACCCGCAAGGTCACCGCTCCGGCGGGCTCGCCCACGGGGTCGGACGAGGCAGCGGTGGTCGTGGTCGTGTCGACTCCCGAGGCGCCCGACGCTTCCAAGGCTCCAGAGTCTCCTGAGGAGCCCGAGGCGAAGGCCCCGGAGTCCGCGGAGGCCCCGGAATCCACGGAACCGGCCCCGGCGAAGAAGACGGCCCGCAAGGCCGCCGCCAAGAAGGCACCGGCGAAGAAGACGGCGGCCAAGAAGACCGCCGCCAAGAAGACGGCCGCGAAGAAGACCACGGCGAAGACGGCCGCGAAGAAGGCGACGAAGAAGACCGTCGCCGCCGAGCAGTCGTCGCCCTCCGTGACCGCTTCTGCGCCCTCCGCAGAGGGCGCGCCGTCGGCCGGCTGA
- a CDS encoding TIGR03936 family radical SAM-associated protein: MQRIRLRYTKRGRLRFTSHRDFQRAFERALRRSEVPMAYSAGFTPHPKVSYANAAPTGTGSEAEFLEIALTEARDPDVLRALLDESLPDGLDIVDAVEARTSGLAERLTASVWEMRLDGVDPEDVRTAVAAFNDAETVEVQRKAKNGIRTFDARAAVADLRVVDAPADRPGERPCAILRLVVRHVTPAVRPDDVLSGLRAVADLAPPVPAAVTRLAQGLFDEESGTVTDPLAPDREAAPTAHPAVAGAAVATAPEGAGSA, encoded by the coding sequence GTGCAGCGCATCCGCCTGCGCTACACCAAGCGCGGCCGCCTCCGGTTCACCAGCCACCGCGACTTCCAGCGGGCCTTCGAGCGGGCACTGCGCCGCTCCGAGGTACCGATGGCGTATTCGGCGGGCTTCACCCCGCACCCCAAGGTCAGCTACGCCAATGCCGCACCCACCGGCACGGGCAGCGAGGCCGAGTTCCTGGAGATCGCCCTCACCGAGGCGCGTGACCCCGACGTCCTGCGGGCCCTGCTCGACGAGTCGCTGCCGGACGGCCTCGACATCGTCGACGCGGTGGAGGCCCGCACCTCGGGCCTGGCCGAACGGCTCACCGCGTCCGTCTGGGAGATGCGCCTGGACGGCGTCGACCCCGAGGACGTCCGCACGGCCGTGGCCGCGTTCAACGACGCCGAGACCGTCGAGGTCCAGCGCAAGGCGAAGAACGGCATCCGGACCTTCGACGCCCGCGCAGCCGTCGCCGATCTGCGGGTCGTCGACGCCCCGGCCGATAGGCCGGGCGAGCGGCCCTGTGCGATACTGCGCCTGGTTGTGCGGCACGTGACACCTGCTGTGCGACCCGACGACGTCCTGTCCGGTCTCCGAGCTGTGGCCGACCTGGCGCCGCCCGTCCCCGCTGCGGTGACGAGGCTGGCGCAGGGGCTCTTCGACGAGGAGTCCGGCACGGTGACCGACCCGCTCGCGCCCGACCGCGAGGCCGCCCCGACCGCACATCCCGCGGTCGCCGGGGCAGCCGTCGCGACGGCGCCGGAAGGTGCAGGTTCCGCGTAA
- a CDS encoding DegT/DnrJ/EryC1/StrS family aminotransferase: MTSINEQPIPAARPVIGEDEIEAAVRVLRSGRVVQGPEVAAFEEGFSRLVDDRHCVAVNSGTSALHLLLLALGIGPGDEVIVPSFSFAASANAVRLVGADVVFADIEPGSFGLDPAAVEAAITPRTAAIMPVHLYGHPAAMDKLMPIADKHKLAVVEDACQAHAAALNGTPVGAFGAGGTFSFYPTKNMHSLEGGMVTTADAELARTLRLLRNQGMEQRYANEIVGANMRMTDVSAAVGRVQLGKLEGWTEQRRANAAYLDANITAPSVTTPPVAEGARHIYHQYTVRIRGDRDAAMARLTEAGVGNAVYYPTPIHRLKPYWEPDQKAGRTWDLPETEKAAAEVVSLPVHPSLTEGDLERIVAAVNSLGENL; this comes from the coding sequence ATGACGAGCATCAACGAGCAGCCGATTCCTGCTGCCCGTCCGGTCATCGGAGAAGACGAGATCGAGGCAGCCGTACGGGTGCTGCGCAGCGGTCGCGTCGTGCAGGGCCCGGAGGTGGCGGCCTTCGAGGAAGGGTTCTCGCGGCTGGTCGACGACCGGCACTGCGTCGCGGTCAACTCGGGCACCTCGGCCCTGCACCTGCTGCTGCTCGCCCTGGGCATCGGCCCCGGCGACGAGGTGATCGTCCCGTCCTTCTCCTTCGCGGCCTCCGCGAACGCGGTCCGCCTGGTCGGTGCCGACGTGGTGTTCGCCGACATCGAGCCGGGCAGCTTCGGCCTCGACCCGGCGGCGGTCGAGGCCGCGATCACGCCGCGCACCGCCGCGATCATGCCGGTGCACCTCTACGGCCACCCGGCGGCGATGGACAAGCTCATGCCGATCGCCGACAAGCACAAGCTCGCCGTGGTCGAGGACGCCTGCCAGGCGCACGCGGCGGCCCTGAACGGCACCCCCGTCGGCGCGTTCGGCGCGGGCGGCACCTTCAGCTTCTACCCGACCAAGAACATGCACTCCCTCGAAGGCGGCATGGTCACAACGGCCGACGCCGAACTGGCCCGCACCCTGCGCCTGCTGCGCAACCAGGGCATGGAGCAGCGGTACGCCAACGAGATCGTCGGCGCCAACATGCGGATGACCGACGTGTCCGCCGCCGTCGGCCGCGTACAGCTCGGCAAGCTGGAGGGCTGGACCGAGCAGCGCCGAGCCAACGCTGCCTACCTCGACGCCAACATCACCGCCCCGAGCGTCACCACCCCGCCGGTGGCCGAGGGCGCGCGCCACATCTACCACCAGTACACCGTGCGGATCCGGGGCGACCGGGACGCCGCGATGGCCAGGCTCACCGAGGCTGGCGTCGGCAACGCGGTCTACTACCCGACGCCGATCCACCGCCTGAAGCCCTACTGGGAGCCGGACCAGAAGGCGGGCCGCACCTGGGACCTGCCGGAAACCGAGAAGGCCGCCGCCGAGGTCGTCTCGCTGCCCGTCCACCCCTCCCTCACCGAGGGCGACCTGGAGCGGATCGTCGCCGCCGTGAACTCCCTGGGGGAGAACCTGTGA
- a CDS encoding CYTH and CHAD domain-containing protein has protein sequence MADTKREIERKYEATDATRLPDLGRAAGVGRVVPRGRTELDAVYYDTADLRLAADALTLRRRTGGSDAGWHLKFPVATGIRDEIHEPLADTLPRPLAALLRSRVRHAELAPVVRLLSSRDVHHLLAADGTLLAEVSVDTVLAERLAGEGSGTTATWTEIEVELADDGDPAFLDAVEKRLRKAGVRPAESASKLARALAETGPVRQGKRPERDEPRTTGDHVLVYVRKQIRAIVDLDPAVRRDLPDSVHRMRVATRRLRSAFKTYGKVLDREVTDPVGAELKWLAAELGVDRDQEVLDDRLSSRIEALPGPLTLGPVRGRLRAWSAARRTGSRRRIIDVLDGKRYLALLDTLDALAADPPLRPAASRNPDKALPRALLKDYGRLATRIGHALDQPPGPERDTAMHEARKAAKRARYAGEAARCALGGPAKRFAERMKAVQTVLGDHQDSVVAREALRTLGIQAHAAGESAFTWGLLYGQEEAAADARERELPEVWARASAPVLRADLGHR, from the coding sequence ATGGCGGACACCAAGCGCGAGATCGAGCGGAAGTACGAGGCCACCGACGCCACCCGGCTGCCCGACCTCGGCCGGGCGGCCGGAGTCGGCCGGGTGGTCCCGCGCGGCCGGACCGAGCTGGACGCCGTCTACTACGACACCGCAGACCTCCGCCTCGCCGCCGATGCCCTCACCCTGCGCCGCAGGACCGGCGGGTCCGACGCGGGCTGGCACCTGAAGTTCCCCGTCGCCACCGGCATCCGGGACGAGATCCACGAACCCCTCGCCGACACCCTGCCCCGCCCGCTGGCCGCCCTGCTCCGCTCCCGGGTCCGCCACGCCGAGCTCGCCCCCGTCGTCCGTCTGCTGTCCTCCCGTGACGTCCACCACCTGCTGGCCGCCGACGGCACGCTTCTCGCCGAGGTCAGCGTCGACACGGTGCTCGCCGAACGCCTCGCGGGGGAGGGGAGCGGCACCACGGCCACCTGGACCGAGATCGAGGTCGAGCTGGCCGACGACGGTGACCCGGCCTTCCTGGACGCCGTCGAGAAGCGGCTCCGCAAGGCCGGGGTGCGCCCCGCGGAATCCGCCTCCAAACTGGCCCGCGCCCTGGCCGAGACGGGTCCCGTACGCCAGGGGAAGCGGCCGGAGCGGGACGAGCCCCGGACCACGGGCGACCACGTCCTCGTCTACGTACGGAAACAGATCCGCGCGATCGTCGACCTCGACCCCGCCGTCCGCCGCGACCTGCCCGACTCCGTGCACAGGATGCGCGTCGCCACCCGGCGGCTGCGCAGCGCCTTCAAGACGTACGGGAAGGTCCTCGACCGCGAGGTCACCGACCCCGTCGGCGCCGAGCTCAAGTGGCTGGCCGCCGAACTCGGCGTCGACCGCGACCAGGAGGTCCTGGACGACCGGCTCAGCAGCCGGATCGAGGCCCTGCCCGGCCCCCTGACCCTCGGGCCGGTGCGCGGCCGGCTCCGCGCCTGGTCGGCCGCCCGCCGCACCGGATCGCGCCGCAGGATCATCGACGTACTGGACGGGAAGCGGTATCTGGCGCTCCTGGACACCCTCGACGCGCTCGCCGCCGACCCGCCCCTGCGCCCCGCCGCGTCCCGCAATCCCGACAAGGCGCTGCCCCGCGCCCTGCTCAAGGACTACGGCCGCCTCGCCACCCGCATCGGCCACGCCCTCGACCAGCCGCCGGGGCCCGAGCGGGACACCGCGATGCACGAGGCCCGCAAGGCCGCCAAACGCGCCCGGTACGCGGGGGAGGCGGCCAGATGCGCGCTCGGCGGCCCCGCCAAGCGCTTCGCCGAACGGATGAAGGCCGTGCAGACCGTCCTCGGCGACCACCAGGACAGCGTCGTCGCCCGCGAGGCCCTGCGCACCCTCGGCATCCAGGCACATGCGGCGGGAGAGTCCGCCTTCACCTGGGGCCTCCTGTACGGCCAGGAGGAGGCGGCCGCCGACGCCAGGGAGCGCGAGCTGCCCGAGGTGTGGGCCCGGGCCTCGGCCCCGGTACTGCGGGCGGATCTGGGGCACCGCTGA